In the genome of Paenibacillus pabuli, one region contains:
- a CDS encoding monooxygenase, producing MNYDVIIIGGGPVGMMLAGELALANVKVCVLEKLEDTTPYSRALSIHPRTIEMLDLRGLKTELLKIGKPLPTGHFAGLETRLDFTVIDSSSNYSLFIAQSETEKVLERRARELGAEIRRGTAVSSISPNSDYVEVVATGTEGEMTLTAAYVVGADGAGSIVRKQANIPFNGTDVTLTSVQGDVVLKRPPATSVVSSFDENGMIMIVPVSKEFHRVVFIDPDRKSIPKDTPVTLDELRSGMLRMLGDDYGISDPYWMTRFGNATRQAERYREGRLFLAGDAAHIHFPAGGQGMNVGLQEAMNLGWKLAAEVKGWAPEGLLDSYHEERFPVNSALLRNTRVQTMLFGTDFSSTTIDLRRLISNLLEIPEANYRLASQIAAVDVGYKVLDTVSEHPLNGRRLAEIKLRKENGDIFSSYELFREGKYVLVNLVNDHLVEGIIRRLPDQHFTFVSAKLAEPALDWNNVHTAMIRPDGYIAWAISNQESELEQSIKEGIKSISKKYFF from the coding sequence ATGAATTATGATGTGATTATAATCGGCGGGGGACCTGTCGGCATGATGTTGGCAGGGGAACTCGCTTTGGCGAACGTCAAGGTTTGTGTTTTGGAGAAATTAGAAGATACCACCCCATACTCTAGAGCACTTAGCATCCATCCTCGTACAATAGAAATGCTGGATTTGCGTGGTTTAAAAACGGAATTGTTGAAGATTGGTAAACCGCTGCCGACCGGGCATTTTGCAGGCTTAGAAACTCGGTTGGACTTTACGGTCATCGACTCTTCATCCAATTATTCATTGTTTATTGCCCAATCCGAAACTGAAAAGGTACTTGAGCGCAGAGCCAGAGAGTTAGGTGCAGAAATCCGGCGAGGAACGGCAGTATCGTCCATCTCCCCAAATTCAGATTATGTAGAGGTGGTGGCCACTGGAACTGAAGGCGAAATGACATTAACAGCAGCATATGTGGTTGGTGCAGACGGAGCCGGAAGCATTGTACGTAAACAGGCGAACATTCCCTTTAATGGAACGGATGTAACACTTACTTCGGTCCAAGGCGATGTTGTACTTAAACGCCCGCCTGCAACGAGTGTCGTTTCCAGCTTTGACGAGAATGGAATGATCATGATCGTTCCTGTGTCTAAAGAGTTCCATCGTGTAGTTTTTATCGATCCGGATCGAAAATCTATTCCTAAGGATACACCGGTCACGCTGGATGAACTACGCTCAGGAATGCTCCGCATGTTAGGGGACGACTATGGGATTTCAGATCCGTACTGGATGACTCGCTTTGGCAATGCTACCCGACAAGCTGAACGCTACAGGGAGGGAAGACTATTCCTTGCAGGGGATGCTGCTCATATTCATTTCCCTGCCGGAGGTCAAGGTATGAATGTGGGACTGCAAGAGGCCATGAATCTCGGGTGGAAATTGGCTGCGGAAGTAAAAGGATGGGCACCAGAAGGGTTGCTCGACAGTTACCATGAAGAACGTTTTCCCGTCAATTCAGCATTGCTCAGGAATACACGTGTACAAACGATGCTATTTGGTACCGATTTTTCATCGACTACGATCGATCTGCGGAGATTGATATCCAACTTATTGGAAATTCCAGAAGCAAATTACCGCTTAGCGAGTCAAATTGCAGCCGTGGATGTTGGTTATAAGGTGCTAGATACAGTTTCTGAACATCCGTTAAATGGTCGCAGACTTGCAGAGATCAAACTGCGTAAAGAAAACGGTGATATTTTCAGCAGTTACGAACTTTTCCGGGAAGGCAAATATGTATTGGTGAATCTCGTTAATGATCATCTTGTGGAAGGCATCATTCGTCGTTTGCCCGATCAGCATTTCACATTTGTTAGCGCGAAGTTGGCGGAACCAGCTCTTGACTGGAACAATGTGCACACAGCAATGATTCGTCCGGATGGATATATTGCATGGGCAATTTCCAATCAAGAAAGTGAACTGGAACAAAGTATTAAGGAAGGTATTAAGAGTATCAGTAAAAAATATTTTTTTTAG
- a CDS encoding MFS transporter produces the protein MKNKGIIYVLALAVFLIGTIEYIITGVIEMIALDLGVSTSEAGLLVTVFALAAAIVSPLLITLTINADRKKLLMSTLGVFIVSNVVMFADLAYETLLWIRVIQGASGGMATVVAMAVATRLAEKEKRGNAIGIILMGLSSALVLGVPIGTFFSEMFGWRILFILISLLSILPLLVIYKKVPAIKEKEKVTFGMQLSILKNPTILIALVITLFYVGGYATLFTYITPFLQETSSLTMTEITGVLFLAGICSFVGSRVGGQLADAKGSKFTIILGLLLQGGTLLFFWLAGVNLLVFILILMIFMLSTWSISPAQQLYLVTLAPRNPDIALSINTSFIQFGFALGSALGGLVIRITSVQYLNWLGFSAVSIALLLVILLNKMSSIRTKAPIVTK, from the coding sequence ATGAAAAATAAAGGGATCATCTATGTCTTGGCCCTGGCCGTTTTTTTGATCGGAACCATTGAATATATTATTACAGGAGTTATTGAAATGATCGCTTTGGACTTGGGAGTATCTACATCCGAAGCGGGGTTACTCGTCACAGTGTTTGCTCTCGCTGCGGCTATTGTCTCTCCGTTGCTGATCACACTTACGATCAATGCAGATCGCAAGAAATTACTAATGTCAACGCTCGGTGTATTTATTGTGAGCAACGTTGTCATGTTTGCAGATCTTGCTTATGAGACATTGCTATGGATACGTGTAATACAGGGTGCTAGTGGAGGAATGGCTACCGTTGTAGCCATGGCCGTGGCGACCCGACTGGCTGAAAAGGAAAAAAGAGGCAACGCCATCGGTATCATTTTGATGGGACTTAGTAGTGCGCTAGTGCTGGGTGTTCCCATAGGCACATTTTTTAGTGAGATGTTTGGCTGGAGAATTCTATTTATTTTAATTAGTCTATTAAGTATTCTCCCATTACTAGTCATCTATAAAAAGGTTCCTGCAATTAAGGAAAAAGAAAAGGTGACCTTTGGCATGCAGCTCTCTATTTTGAAAAATCCGACTATTCTGATTGCTTTGGTAATTACATTATTTTATGTCGGGGGCTATGCTACATTGTTTACTTATATAACGCCTTTCTTGCAAGAGACATCTTCTCTTACCATGACTGAGATTACGGGTGTACTGTTTTTAGCAGGCATTTGTAGCTTTGTAGGATCAAGAGTGGGTGGACAATTGGCAGATGCAAAGGGGTCGAAATTCACCATTATTCTCGGACTTTTGTTACAGGGGGGCACGCTTCTATTCTTCTGGCTAGCGGGTGTCAATCTCTTGGTATTCATTTTGATTTTGATGATTTTTATGCTATCAACGTGGAGTATCTCCCCCGCCCAGCAACTATATCTAGTTACGCTAGCGCCTCGAAATCCGGACATTGCACTTAGCATAAATACGTCTTTCATTCAATTTGGTTTTGCTCTGGGATCTGCTTTGGGCGGTCTCGTCATCCGAATTACGTCTGTCCAGTATCTGAACTGGTTGGGATTTTCCGCAGTAAGTATAGCTTTACTTTTGGTTATCTTACTTAATAAAATGAGCAGTATTAGGACTAAAGCTCCTATAGTTACTAAATAA
- a CDS encoding MerR family transcriptional regulator: MFKISAFSRLSKVSLKTLRYYDQIGILKPRKVDHHTGYRYYSADQLLELNRILMYKELGFTLPQITQLLQEDITLENIQGMFKLKRSEIQQIIDTEQAKLVRIEERMQLIEREGQFETGQEIRIKAEGAQTFLFQKAHGREEDIPELFRQLDLLLTTEIRQQIQGPQVVLWKDIEGKEDEFEFEVGYFLTCELQLSPEPFQLRILSPEPMMATMAFHSDSKFDGAACVHLAKWIEKNNYQIKENESGRELYVPLSSERDAQFIEIQIPIQKITEEGEVK, translated from the coding sequence TTGTTCAAAATCAGTGCATTTTCCAGGTTAAGCAAGGTTTCTCTAAAAACACTACGTTACTACGACCAAATTGGCATACTTAAGCCAAGAAAAGTAGATCATCATACGGGATATCGTTACTATTCCGCAGATCAGCTTCTGGAGCTCAACCGGATATTAATGTATAAGGAGTTGGGATTTACATTACCCCAAATTACACAGCTGCTCCAGGAAGATATTACGTTGGAGAACATTCAAGGGATGTTTAAGCTGAAAAGAAGTGAAATCCAGCAAATTATCGATACGGAACAAGCCAAACTGGTCAGGATAGAAGAGCGTATGCAGCTCATCGAAAGAGAGGGACAATTCGAAACGGGACAAGAGATCAGAATCAAAGCTGAAGGTGCTCAAACATTTCTTTTTCAAAAAGCACACGGAAGAGAAGAAGATATTCCTGAGTTATTTCGTCAATTGGATCTGTTATTAACAACGGAGATCCGACAGCAGATCCAAGGCCCTCAGGTTGTATTGTGGAAAGACATCGAGGGAAAAGAGGATGAGTTCGAGTTTGAAGTTGGATATTTTTTAACCTGTGAGCTGCAATTATCTCCAGAGCCATTTCAGCTACGAATTCTTTCTCCTGAACCGATGATGGCCACAATGGCTTTCCACTCTGATTCAAAATTTGATGGTGCCGCCTGTGTCCATTTAGCGAAGTGGATTGAGAAAAATAACTATCAGATCAAAGAAAACGAATCAGGCAGGGAACTATACGTACCGTTATCTTCAGAACGAGACGCACAATTCATTGAAATACAAATCCCAATACAAAAGATAACTGAAGAAGGTGAAGTGAAATGA
- a CDS encoding glycoside hydrolase family 88 protein has product MQVIEQAKPWVDQVIQKLTDKMDWVSDKSRDKIPYSTQDGVHDDRSGHNPSSNDADGINWWTNGFWGGMLWQMYHVTGEEKYKQYANLVEDKLDACFEQYYGLHHDVGFMWLPTSVANYQLTQNPRSRKRALHAANLLAGRYNPVGEFIRAWNDLPDSDTRGWAIIDCMFNIPLLYWASAETGDPRFRQIAERHANTVMNTFVRPDGSVNHIVEFDPFVGGVVQTYGGQGYEDGSSWTRGQAWGMYGFMMSFRHTGKEEYLHTAKRIAHYFIANIPESGIIPVDFRQPKEPAYEDSTAAAIAACGLIEISKSVGEHEKDLYLNAALKLLRTLDEQRTDWSRDCDCIVQNGSAAYHNATHHQSIIYGDYYFMEAVLKLKGDELYFW; this is encoded by the coding sequence ATGCAGGTTATAGAACAAGCGAAACCCTGGGTCGACCAGGTCATTCAAAAGCTAACGGACAAGATGGATTGGGTAAGCGACAAATCACGTGACAAAATTCCTTATTCCACACAGGATGGGGTGCATGATGACCGATCGGGGCACAACCCCAGCAGCAATGACGCAGACGGCATCAATTGGTGGACCAACGGCTTCTGGGGTGGAATGCTCTGGCAGATGTATCATGTGACGGGTGAGGAGAAATACAAGCAATACGCAAATCTGGTGGAGGATAAGCTGGATGCCTGCTTTGAGCAATATTACGGACTGCATCATGATGTCGGCTTTATGTGGCTGCCAACGAGTGTTGCCAATTACCAACTGACGCAAAATCCGCGATCCCGCAAACGGGCGCTGCACGCGGCGAACTTACTGGCAGGACGCTACAATCCGGTCGGGGAGTTCATCCGTGCCTGGAATGATCTGCCTGATAGCGATACACGCGGTTGGGCCATCATTGACTGCATGTTCAATATTCCGTTATTGTATTGGGCTTCGGCAGAGACTGGCGATCCCCGTTTCAGACAAATTGCTGAGCGTCATGCCAATACGGTGATGAACACGTTCGTCAGACCTGACGGATCGGTCAACCATATCGTTGAATTCGATCCATTCGTCGGCGGTGTAGTCCAAACGTATGGCGGGCAGGGATATGAAGATGGTTCATCTTGGACACGCGGTCAGGCATGGGGAATGTACGGTTTCATGATGAGCTTCCGCCATACGGGCAAAGAGGAATACCTGCACACCGCCAAGCGAATTGCGCATTATTTCATTGCCAACATTCCGGAGAGCGGCATCATTCCGGTTGATTTCAGGCAGCCCAAAGAACCGGCCTATGAGGACTCTACGGCGGCGGCCATTGCAGCCTGCGGTCTCATTGAAATTTCGAAATCTGTGGGTGAACATGAGAAGGACCTGTACCTGAATGCAGCTCTGAAACTGCTGCGCACGCTGGACGAACAGCGGACGGACTGGAGCAGGGACTGCGATTGCATCGTGCAGAATGGATCTGCGGCATATCACAACGCCACGCATCACCAATCCATCATCTATGGTGACTATTATTTTATGGAAGCCGTGCTTAAGCTAAAGGGCGATGAGCTTTATTTCTGGTGA
- a CDS encoding AraC family transcriptional regulator: protein MSAGFDPIPFQGSAILWNNQHQTHQPGISFYHWHQCCELLLVYDGNGTVVLNNQTYPIRKGMLFVFQPFEIHKVFAKATDEHPYDRTVVHINHLRLEPFLSAFPKRLELFGQLCYSRSTERAFDLGEQFDAVRQCMEDYERYAHTGRGGTQEEMTIFMLRLLSLLEDIVPEQSSPSPAQRRSEEYSEKMMSWIEHHYMESDILDKLAAELHLTRSYVSRRFRTETGSTLSEYLTAKRIKVAAHLLESTSYTVESIAHQIGFQNVSHFISSFKKTYLITPLKYRLRGK, encoded by the coding sequence ATGTCAGCAGGCTTTGACCCGATCCCCTTTCAGGGATCTGCCATATTATGGAACAATCAGCACCAGACACATCAGCCCGGTATCAGCTTCTACCACTGGCATCAATGCTGCGAGCTATTGCTGGTGTACGACGGTAATGGAACTGTAGTGCTAAACAATCAAACCTATCCGATCCGCAAAGGCATGCTGTTTGTATTCCAACCTTTTGAAATTCACAAAGTGTTTGCCAAGGCAACGGATGAACACCCCTACGATCGGACCGTGGTACATATTAACCACCTGCGTCTTGAACCTTTTTTGTCTGCCTTTCCCAAACGACTGGAGTTGTTCGGACAGCTGTGCTATTCCCGAAGTACGGAACGGGCGTTTGATCTTGGAGAGCAATTCGACGCGGTGCGGCAGTGCATGGAGGATTACGAGCGTTATGCCCATACCGGACGTGGAGGGACTCAGGAGGAGATGACCATATTTATGCTGCGCCTGCTCAGTTTGTTGGAGGATATCGTTCCAGAACAAAGCTCCCCCTCTCCCGCACAAAGGCGCAGCGAAGAATATTCGGAAAAAATGATGAGCTGGATTGAGCACCATTACATGGAAAGTGATATTCTGGACAAGCTGGCAGCGGAGCTTCATTTGACTCGATCTTATGTATCAAGGCGATTCAGAACGGAAACGGGCAGCACACTAAGCGAGTATTTGACCGCCAAACGAATCAAGGTCGCTGCGCACCTTTTGGAAAGCACTTCCTACACTGTTGAAAGTATCGCGCACCAGATCGGTTTTCAGAATGTTTCTCATTTTATCAGCAGCTTCAAAAAGACCTACCTGATAACACCGTTAAAATACCGACTCAGAGGCAAATAA
- a CDS encoding DUF6254 family protein, whose translation MARQKKRQEAAWKSRKQEQHPHGKIRSLKELSSEYEEKHTTL comes from the coding sequence ATGGCTCGCCAGAAGAAAAGGCAGGAAGCTGCTTGGAAGTCACGAAAGCAAGAACAGCATCCTCATGGTAAGATCAGATCGCTCAAGGAATTATCAAGCGAATATGAGGAGAAGCATACTACGCTCTAA
- a CDS encoding GntR family transcriptional regulator produces MIIQLDMQSDLPIYSQLVYQIIEGIASGELQLGEALPSVRNLAADIGVNLHTVNKAYTLLKQDGYIQVHRQKGVVVNPDGMPDLTDDFLKKQHSELRPIIAEAICRGMTKEQLSEVLAQLYDDVKDGHNKE; encoded by the coding sequence TTGATTATTCAACTTGATATGCAATCCGATCTTCCCATCTATTCACAACTTGTTTATCAGATTATTGAAGGGATTGCCAGTGGTGAGTTACAGCTAGGTGAGGCCCTGCCCTCTGTTCGAAATTTGGCTGCAGATATTGGGGTTAACCTTCATACGGTCAACAAGGCTTACACACTACTCAAGCAAGATGGGTACATTCAAGTTCATAGACAAAAAGGAGTCGTAGTAAACCCTGATGGAATGCCTGATTTAACTGATGATTTTTTGAAAAAGCAACATAGCGAATTAAGACCGATTATCGCCGAAGCGATATGTCGAGGAATGACTAAGGAGCAATTATCAGAAGTATTAGCCCAATTGTATGATGACGTAAAAGACGGTCACAACAAAGAATGA
- a CDS encoding DUF1648 domain-containing protein — translation MQLFILLPIILIFAPLALFLSFAPYMTRETISFGVTVSEYNYYTPIVRKLRSTFATVSLIAYGVVILVCLYLLRSANEETTAIITGVGTIIFIVYWAAISILFHFKMKKIKETLPSETGPQKVRIDTTFRLNKLTYSNYWYLIHIAIIAAIAVISILNYEALPGVIPMKYDLQGNVTSSVPKTYFSVLAINLIQLAMIALLMFVNWSIKTSKQQLSTSDPVKFAAKNIQFRRKWSLFTIITGLLLTILFAFIQINMFVPNLPLLSVISFTIPAVIVLGAVFLSLTGRQGGGKIRNHQVQSERSKEQPVNDDQYWKLGFIYFNPNDPSFTLEKRYGIGWTINFAHPLCWVLFLIIIAIIVLSKVLSK, via the coding sequence ATGCAGCTATTTATTTTATTACCGATCATTTTAATCTTTGCTCCATTAGCCTTGTTTCTCTCCTTTGCACCCTATATGACAAGGGAAACAATTAGCTTTGGAGTTACGGTAAGTGAATATAATTACTACACGCCAATCGTGCGGAAGCTACGGAGTACTTTTGCTACAGTAAGTCTGATCGCATATGGGGTTGTTATACTTGTCTGTCTGTATTTACTCCGTTCTGCAAATGAAGAAACCACTGCAATTATTACTGGTGTGGGCACAATTATTTTCATTGTGTACTGGGCAGCAATAAGTATTTTATTTCATTTCAAAATGAAAAAGATAAAGGAAACACTTCCGTCTGAAACAGGACCTCAAAAGGTAAGAATCGATACAACCTTCCGCCTAAATAAGCTCACCTATTCTAACTACTGGTATTTAATTCACATTGCTATTATTGCAGCCATTGCTGTCATTTCGATTTTGAATTATGAGGCATTACCAGGTGTCATTCCAATGAAATATGATTTGCAGGGCAATGTCACTTCCAGTGTTCCCAAAACCTACTTTTCTGTACTGGCAATTAATCTCATACAGCTAGCAATGATTGCGCTTTTGATGTTTGTGAATTGGAGTATAAAAACAAGCAAGCAGCAGCTTTCTACTTCTGATCCTGTCAAATTTGCTGCAAAAAATATTCAATTCCGACGTAAATGGTCTCTGTTCACGATTATAACAGGGTTACTTCTTACCATATTATTTGCCTTCATTCAGATTAATATGTTTGTCCCTAACCTGCCCTTGTTATCAGTTATCAGCTTCACCATCCCTGCTGTGATTGTTTTGGGGGCCGTATTCCTCTCTCTAACGGGCAGACAAGGCGGTGGGAAAATTCGTAATCATCAAGTGCAAAGCGAACGATCCAAAGAACAACCTGTGAATGACGATCAATATTGGAAGCTTGGCTTTATTTACTTCAATCCCAATGATCCTTCTTTTACATTAGAAAAACGTTATGGAATTGGCTGGACTATTAACTTCGCGCACCCTTTATGTTGGGTCCTGTTCTTAATCATCATTGCTATTATTGTTCTAAGCAAAGTCTTGAGCAAATAA
- a CDS encoding stalk domain-containing protein, translated as MNNWKKLLLSLISTSLILPMVSISAATQQPTDGKSLVPVREIAEKNGAVVSWQQETGQITIRKNELTIVVKVGEKQAIVNGQVTPLDNPVQLTKGVALVDGLFLTEVLKEAPEDMFISHLSMGNGKEAAHYVQHSVSQVLSPTLLSQLWTSLEGQFGKITSQPLAKHIENNTVHYNVTYTFKTALTNLDITVRMNHTGLVDDLHIAAAVPDVYQKPSYDNPSSYTEQKITIGDGELALPGTLTLPKGDGPFPVIILVHGSGPNNQDSAIGGAKPFRDLAVGLASQGIAVLRYDKVTYEHTYKVASQPKFTLKQESVDHVTEAVQILKKNTHIDSTGIFVAGHSQGGFALPLIIAEDKQHDIAGGILLAAPSSSFVDVLTEQQDELVKRVKQVGLDTENFKVQADFYKKVAALVKDPKYSVDHLPESFPLQPAYWWFEQKDYVPSELAKTQNTPMLIIQGENDVQVSMKQFQNWKSALQGHSNVTYKSYPKVNHILSSYDGISIGQEYIQPSNVSKDIIDDIAKWVLN; from the coding sequence ATGAACAATTGGAAAAAACTATTACTTTCTCTTATTTCCACAAGCCTCATCCTACCTATGGTATCCATCTCAGCAGCTACTCAACAACCCACTGATGGCAAATCACTAGTTCCTGTTCGTGAGATTGCAGAAAAGAATGGTGCAGTGGTCTCTTGGCAACAAGAAACAGGACAAATCACGATACGTAAAAATGAACTTACGATTGTAGTTAAGGTAGGAGAGAAACAGGCTATTGTGAATGGGCAAGTCACCCCCTTGGATAATCCTGTTCAGTTAACTAAAGGAGTTGCGTTGGTAGATGGCCTATTTCTTACAGAGGTATTGAAAGAAGCACCTGAAGATATGTTTATTTCACATTTAAGTATGGGCAATGGCAAGGAGGCTGCTCATTATGTTCAACATTCTGTAAGCCAGGTTCTTTCACCCACATTATTGAGTCAGCTATGGACATCACTTGAAGGTCAATTTGGTAAAATCACAAGCCAGCCCTTAGCTAAACACATAGAGAACAACACAGTACATTACAACGTAACCTACACCTTTAAGACAGCGCTTACCAATTTAGATATTACCGTCAGAATGAATCATACTGGGCTTGTAGATGACTTGCATATTGCCGCTGCTGTACCAGATGTTTATCAAAAACCAAGCTATGATAACCCATCTAGCTATACCGAGCAGAAGATCACTATTGGTGATGGTGAATTAGCTCTACCAGGTACATTAACTTTACCCAAGGGTGACGGACCTTTCCCAGTCATCATTCTAGTACATGGATCTGGACCTAACAATCAGGATTCTGCCATCGGTGGGGCAAAGCCATTTCGGGATCTCGCTGTGGGCTTGGCTTCACAAGGGATTGCCGTATTAAGATACGATAAGGTCACATATGAGCATACCTATAAGGTCGCTTCGCAGCCTAAATTCACATTAAAACAGGAAAGCGTAGATCATGTAACCGAGGCGGTGCAAATCCTTAAAAAGAATACACATATCGATTCTACGGGGATTTTTGTAGCTGGACATAGTCAAGGTGGATTCGCATTACCGTTAATCATTGCCGAGGATAAACAACATGATATTGCAGGAGGTATTCTACTCGCTGCACCAAGCAGCAGCTTTGTAGATGTACTTACCGAGCAGCAGGACGAATTGGTAAAACGGGTAAAACAGGTTGGCCTGGACACGGAGAACTTTAAAGTACAAGCTGATTTTTATAAAAAAGTTGCTGCGTTAGTTAAGGATCCTAAATATTCTGTAGATCATCTCCCTGAGTCATTTCCGCTTCAACCTGCCTACTGGTGGTTTGAGCAAAAAGATTATGTGCCTTCTGAACTGGCTAAAACACAAAATACCCCTATGCTAATTATACAAGGTGAAAATGATGTACAAGTGTCTATGAAGCAATTCCAAAACTGGAAATCAGCTCTTCAAGGTCATTCCAATGTAACGTACAAAAGCTATCCAAAGGTAAATCATATTTTATCCAGCTATGATGGAATATCAATTGGCCAAGAGTATATACAGCCCTCCAATGTCTCCAAAGACATTATCGATGATATTGCGAAGTGGGTATTAAATTAG
- a CDS encoding response regulator transcription factor, with translation MPKILIVDDEADIRKLLTDYFEINGYSVMTAKDSREALQKVEQQPDLVLLDINMPEQNGLQLCGKIRDFVSCPILFLTARIEDADKIAGFRAGGDDYILKPFSIRELGARVEAHLRRELRIQNKSSVRFNEDLVIDYTARELYFQNKRIPLAKKEFDIIELLSIHPGMVFEKEQMYETIWGFDKQGDSSVIAEHIRRIRSKLKECNCANRIETVWGVGYKWTSL, from the coding sequence ATGCCTAAAATACTGATCGTGGATGATGAAGCAGATATAAGAAAATTGCTGACCGATTACTTTGAAATAAACGGATATTCCGTCATGACGGCCAAGGACAGCCGCGAGGCGCTGCAGAAAGTGGAGCAACAACCCGATCTTGTCTTGCTAGATATCAACATGCCTGAGCAGAACGGTCTTCAATTATGCGGAAAAATTCGTGACTTCGTCTCTTGCCCAATCTTATTTTTAACGGCTCGAATTGAAGATGCCGATAAAATAGCCGGATTTCGGGCCGGAGGCGATGACTATATTCTAAAACCTTTCAGCATTCGCGAACTCGGGGCCAGAGTCGAAGCGCATTTGCGCAGGGAACTGCGAATCCAAAACAAATCTTCGGTGAGGTTTAATGAAGACTTGGTTATTGACTATACGGCTCGGGAACTCTACTTCCAGAATAAGCGAATCCCTCTGGCCAAAAAAGAGTTCGACATTATCGAATTACTGTCCATACATCCCGGCATGGTATTTGAAAAGGAGCAAATGTACGAAACTATTTGGGGATTCGACAAGCAAGGCGACAGCAGTGTGATCGCGGAGCATATCCGGCGAATTCGCTCCAAATTAAAAGAATGTAATTGTGCTAATCGAATCGAGACCGTTTGGGGAGTCGGATACAAATGGACAAGTTTATGA
- a CDS encoding HAMP domain-containing sensor histidine kinase: MDKFMNALLLKRFSLLQSFILLCVVTLIVMLVVITMEFVLAENLRQRFGETDWVLPSLVATVLLTVAAGIVTMAVLFYRSKLKRPLELLKHASENISANDLSFSISYDSRDEMGELISVFENMRSQLEKNVKTLWRSVEERKQLNAIFAHDLRTPLSVLKGNAELLSTYLPEKKLSEEKVLDLVHTMNLHILRLENYTEAMNSVQKLEDVPMQHQTMDTISFTTVLNDSAEQIAKQSGIRFVSNSEYENTTIQVDPYIIMQIFENMVANGTRYAVSQLNVHYDIQEGMMKITVSDDGPGFSDEALLKAVLPFYRGEVWDASEHRGLGLYVCKLFCEKHEGSLQIANGTNGGGSVTASFRTQVDK; encoded by the coding sequence ATGGACAAGTTTATGAATGCTCTGCTGCTAAAGCGATTTAGCTTGCTGCAATCTTTTATCCTGTTGTGCGTGGTCACGCTCATTGTAATGTTGGTCGTCATAACCATGGAGTTCGTCTTGGCGGAGAACCTGCGGCAACGTTTCGGAGAAACGGATTGGGTGCTGCCCTCCCTCGTTGCGACTGTGCTGCTAACCGTCGCCGCTGGAATTGTCACCATGGCAGTTCTATTTTACAGATCAAAACTAAAACGTCCGCTGGAGCTATTGAAGCATGCATCCGAAAACATTTCAGCCAACGATCTAAGCTTCAGCATCTCTTATGACAGCCGGGACGAGATGGGCGAGTTGATCTCGGTATTTGAAAACATGCGCTCACAATTGGAGAAAAACGTAAAGACACTCTGGCGTTCGGTTGAGGAGCGCAAGCAGCTCAATGCTATTTTTGCCCATGATTTAAGAACACCGCTGTCGGTGTTGAAGGGAAACGCAGAGCTTCTCTCCACCTATTTACCCGAGAAAAAGTTATCGGAAGAAAAGGTGCTGGACCTGGTTCATACCATGAACCTTCACATCTTGCGTTTGGAAAACTATACGGAGGCTATGAACTCTGTTCAGAAGCTAGAGGATGTCCCGATGCAGCATCAGACGATGGATACGATCTCATTTACAACTGTTCTGAACGACAGCGCTGAACAAATCGCAAAGCAATCCGGCATACGCTTCGTCTCTAACTCGGAATATGAAAATACGACAATACAAGTGGATCCTTATATCATCATGCAAATTTTCGAGAATATGGTCGCTAATGGGACGAGATACGCAGTCAGTCAATTGAACGTTCATTATGACATTCAGGAAGGCATGATGAAGATTACCGTCTCAGACGATGGCCCTGGCTTCTCGGACGAAGCCCTGCTCAAAGCTGTACTCCCTTTTTACCGCGGCGAGGTGTGGGATGCGTCCGAACATCGCGGTTTGGGTCTTTACGTTTGTAAGTTATTTTGCGAAAAACATGAAGGGAGCCTACAAATTGCAAACGGAACGAACGGCGGCGGAAGTGTGACTGCAAGTTTTAGGACCCAAGTTGATAAATAG